The following are encoded in a window of Magnetovibrio sp. PR-2 genomic DNA:
- a CDS encoding AzlC family ABC transporter permease, whose translation MTTTFQPQNTAFATPQDALKGGLREAAGVPMFVMSASFLGFGSMIRDVEWSVWTGVLSTITTWALPGQIAMAEMAYSGAPMIAIVLAVFFINARLLPLVASLLPHMRNEGTPVWKYYAVSMLIAATSWVGVMRRLPDLKQDQRLSYLTGYGLTLYISSPIATFVGYHLAGSVPQPVTYALVFLNPLYFMLLFLFDMHNVSKILSLAIGAALGPSLYLVMPNWSLILTGLLGGTVAWALGRTEPAQRLQRKLKREAPNLEEEGGVE comes from the coding sequence ATGACCACAACCTTTCAACCTCAAAACACAGCATTTGCCACACCGCAAGACGCCCTCAAAGGCGGTCTGCGCGAAGCCGCAGGCGTGCCCATGTTTGTGATGTCGGCAAGTTTCTTAGGGTTCGGCTCCATGATCCGCGATGTGGAATGGAGTGTGTGGACCGGGGTCTTGTCCACCATCACCACCTGGGCCCTGCCCGGACAAATCGCCATGGCGGAAATGGCCTACAGTGGTGCACCGATGATCGCCATCGTCTTGGCCGTGTTCTTTATCAATGCACGTTTGTTGCCCTTAGTCGCGTCTTTGTTGCCGCACATGCGCAATGAAGGCACGCCTGTGTGGAAATATTACGCTGTCTCCATGCTCATCGCCGCGACAAGTTGGGTCGGCGTGATGCGCCGCTTGCCGGATTTGAAACAAGACCAGCGCTTGTCCTATCTGACGGGCTATGGGCTGACACTTTATATATCGTCGCCCATTGCGACCTTCGTCGGCTACCACTTGGCGGGCAGTGTGCCCCAGCCCGTGACGTACGCCTTGGTGTTTTTGAACCCGCTCTATTTTATGCTGCTGTTTTTGTTCGACATGCATAATGTCTCCAAGATTCTGTCCCTGGCCATTGGCGCGGCTTTGGGGCCGAGCTTGTATCTGGTGATGCCCAACTGGTCGCTGATTTTGACAGGGCTGTTAGGGGGCACAGTTGCTTGGGCCTTGGGCCGGACCGAGCCCGCGCAACGCCTTCAAAGAAAGCTCAAACGCGAGGCACCCAATTTGGAAGAAGAAGGGGGTGTGGAATGA
- a CDS encoding ATP-dependent helicase, whose product MNDPFELMDPEDVPPAPEPSAPGGYLGGLNQTQREAVEATDGPVLVLAGAGTGKTRVLTTRLGHILLQNKARPGDILAVTFTNKAAREMQERVGTMLGTPVEGWWVGTFHALSARILRRHAEAVGLKSNFTILDTDDQVRLLKQILDAREIDPKRFPPRTFSAVIQRWKDRSLMPDKVPESEAAEALDGYGHTVYEDYQLQLQRLNAADFGDLLMLCVHLFQSQPETLKYYQDRFRYVLVDEYQDTNVAQYLWLRLLAQGYQNICCVGDDDQSIYSWRGAEVGNILRFEQDFPGAQVVRLEQNYRSTPHILAAASGLISNNEGRLGKTLWTDVDEGEKVRIHGVWDSAEEARWVGDEIEAKHARGERLFTMAILVRTSAQTREFEERLITLAIPYQVIGGLRFYERQEIRDAVAYLRVIQSLDDDLAFQRIVNVPSRKLGKKTLQIVHMHARARGISMVMAIRELLTTDEFKPKQKKTFTELMNDFDRWRVESQNHSPAELMDIVLEEAGYLEMWKLDKSIEAPGRVDNLKELVVGLSEFDTLTSFLEHVSLVMENDDKKNDDKITVMTLHGAKGLEFDTVFLPGWEEGLFPHQRSLDESGTQGLEEERRLAYVGITRAKKQASITFAGSRRIYGQWQSSLPSRFVEELPDEHIERAGEQGLSRGFSDVSQSDWGNGGKQGYGAGWKRAQARTFDDDLVFAPARVSADGLEIGQRIFHQKFGYGRIQGLDGDKLDIQFEKAGLKKVMANFVEKV is encoded by the coding sequence ATGAACGATCCTTTCGAATTGATGGACCCCGAAGACGTCCCCCCCGCGCCTGAACCGAGTGCGCCGGGCGGCTATTTGGGCGGTCTCAATCAAACCCAACGCGAAGCCGTGGAAGCCACTGACGGGCCTGTTTTGGTCTTGGCCGGCGCAGGCACGGGTAAAACCCGCGTGTTGACCACCCGGCTGGGTCACATTTTGCTGCAAAACAAAGCGCGCCCGGGCGACATCCTGGCTGTGACGTTTACCAACAAAGCTGCACGCGAAATGCAAGAGCGTGTGGGCACGATGTTGGGTACACCCGTCGAAGGCTGGTGGGTCGGCACGTTCCACGCCCTGTCCGCACGCATCTTGCGCCGCCACGCAGAAGCCGTGGGGCTGAAATCGAACTTCACGATTTTGGACACGGACGATCAGGTTCGTTTGCTCAAACAAATTTTAGACGCGCGCGAAATCGATCCAAAACGGTTCCCGCCGCGCACGTTCTCTGCCGTAATTCAGCGCTGGAAAGACCGTTCGTTGATGCCGGACAAGGTGCCCGAGTCCGAAGCTGCCGAAGCCTTGGACGGCTACGGCCACACGGTGTATGAGGACTACCAACTCCAGCTTCAGCGTCTCAACGCCGCCGATTTCGGCGATCTGCTGATGTTGTGCGTGCACCTGTTTCAAAGCCAGCCGGAAACCTTGAAATATTATCAAGACCGCTTTCGCTACGTCCTGGTGGACGAATACCAAGACACCAACGTGGCACAGTATCTGTGGCTGCGTTTGTTGGCGCAGGGCTATCAAAACATCTGTTGTGTCGGTGATGACGATCAGTCGATCTATTCTTGGCGTGGGGCCGAGGTCGGCAACATCTTGCGTTTTGAACAAGACTTTCCCGGTGCCCAAGTGGTGCGGCTGGAACAGAACTACCGTTCCACCCCGCATATTTTGGCGGCGGCGTCGGGCCTGATTTCCAACAACGAAGGACGATTGGGCAAGACCCTTTGGACTGACGTGGACGAAGGCGAAAAGGTCCGCATCCACGGTGTGTGGGATTCTGCTGAAGAAGCCCGCTGGGTCGGTGACGAGATCGAAGCCAAACACGCGCGCGGCGAGCGCTTATTCACCATGGCGATTTTGGTGAGGACCTCGGCGCAAACCCGTGAATTCGAAGAACGCCTGATTACGTTGGCTATACCCTATCAAGTGATCGGTGGTTTGCGGTTTTATGAGCGCCAAGAAATCCGCGACGCGGTGGCGTATTTGCGCGTGATCCAATCGCTGGATGACGACTTGGCGTTTCAGCGTATTGTAAATGTGCCCTCACGCAAGTTGGGTAAAAAGACACTGCAGATTGTGCACATGCATGCGCGTGCGCGTGGGATTTCTATGGTCATGGCGATCCGTGAATTGCTGACAACGGATGAGTTCAAACCGAAGCAGAAAAAGACCTTCACGGAGCTGATGAACGACTTTGACCGCTGGCGGGTGGAATCTCAGAACCACTCCCCGGCAGAGCTGATGGACATCGTGTTGGAAGAGGCCGGCTATCTGGAAATGTGGAAGCTGGACAAATCCATCGAAGCGCCGGGACGCGTGGACAACTTAAAAGAACTGGTCGTGGGCCTGTCGGAGTTCGACACCCTCACCAGCTTTTTGGAGCACGTTTCTCTGGTCATGGAAAACGACGACAAGAAAAACGACGACAAAATCACAGTGATGACCCTGCACGGGGCCAAGGGGTTGGAGTTCGACACGGTGTTTTTGCCCGGTTGGGAAGAAGGTTTGTTCCCGCACCAAAGATCCCTCGATGAATCGGGCACGCAAGGCCTTGAAGAAGAGCGGCGATTGGCTTACGTGGGCATCACGCGGGCGAAAAAACAAGCCTCCATCACCTTTGCTGGGTCGCGCCGTATATACGGCCAATGGCAATCCAGCCTGCCGTCCCGGTTTGTCGAAGAACTGCCCGACGAACATATTGAGCGCGCCGGTGAACAAGGCCTCAGCCGGGGCTTTAGCGACGTGTCGCAAAGCGATTGGGGCAATGGCGGAAAACAAGGCTATGGTGCCGGCTGGAAACGCGCCCAGGCGCGCACATTCGACGACGACTTGGTCTTTGCCCCCGCCCGCGTGTCGGCGGACGGGCTTGAAATCGGCCAGCGCATCTTCCACCAAAAATTCGGCTATGGCCGCATCCAAGGTTTGGACGGCGATAAGCTGGACATCCAATTTGAAAAAGCCGGGCTGAAAAAAGTCATGGCGAATTTTGTCGAGAAAGTTTGA
- a CDS encoding hybrid sensor histidine kinase/response regulator codes for MDILLVEDSRTSVLMVSSLLDDDPTEDYQLTVAGTVAQAREHLQNHEFDLILLDLTLPDSSGLATVDSVFEVAKGTGIVVLTSISDEQVGLSALKHGAQDFLIKDETYRKVLLRAVKYARQRSISERDVREAREMAEFATKSKSSFIANLSHELRTPLNAVIGFSELMMNGLAGDLDDKQREYLNDIHKSGQYLHGLIGTVLDLSKIEADRLDVSEEQVSLSAVVEDVIETTGQSYTDAKVNMVADVSDHLPVLKGDATKIRQIVTNLVTNAVKYSPDGGEVNIKVFLSDRGDMVLEVSDQGIGIPQEDINKILQPFERTQVSKDRKIEGTGLGLPLTKGLVEAHGGSITIDSEVGVGTTATVKLPAGRVLQT; via the coding sequence ATGGACATATTGCTGGTCGAAGATAGCCGGACTTCTGTGTTGATGGTGTCATCGCTGTTGGATGACGACCCGACGGAAGACTACCAACTGACCGTGGCCGGTACGGTTGCTCAGGCGCGTGAACACCTGCAAAACCATGAATTCGACCTCATCTTGTTGGACCTGACATTGCCGGATTCCTCAGGCCTTGCGACCGTGGATTCAGTCTTTGAAGTCGCAAAAGGCACTGGGATTGTGGTGCTGACGTCGATCTCGGACGAACAGGTTGGGCTGTCGGCCCTGAAACACGGGGCGCAAGATTTCCTGATCAAGGACGAAACGTACCGCAAGGTCTTGCTCCGTGCTGTCAAATACGCCCGCCAGCGTTCGATTTCCGAACGCGATGTGCGTGAAGCCCGCGAAATGGCGGAATTTGCCACAAAATCCAAATCCAGCTTCATTGCCAACTTGAGCCACGAGCTGCGCACACCCTTAAACGCCGTTATCGGGTTTTCGGAACTGATGATGAACGGCTTGGCGGGGGATTTGGATGACAAGCAGCGGGAATATCTGAACGACATCCACAAATCCGGCCAATACCTTCATGGTCTGATCGGCACGGTTTTGGATTTGTCCAAAATCGAAGCGGATCGCCTGGACGTCAGCGAAGAACAGGTCAGCCTGTCTGCTGTAGTTGAAGACGTGATTGAAACCACGGGCCAGTCCTACACCGACGCCAAAGTTAACATGGTGGCAGATGTTTCTGATCACTTGCCAGTTTTGAAAGGCGATGCGACGAAGATCCGCCAGATCGTGACCAACTTGGTGACGAACGCGGTGAAGTATTCTCCTGATGGTGGAGAGGTGAACATCAAAGTCTTTTTGAGCGATAGGGGTGACATGGTCCTTGAAGTTTCCGACCAAGGCATTGGCATTCCCCAAGAAGACATCAACAAAATCTTGCAGCCGTTTGAACGCACCCAAGTGTCCAAAGATCGTAAAATCGAAGGCACGGGGTTGGGGCTTCCTTTGACCAAAGGTTTGGTCGAAGCGCATGGCGGCTCCATCACCATTGACAGTGAAGTCGGGGTTGGGACGACGGCCACGGTGAAACTTCCGGCAGGCCGGGTTTTACAAACCTAA
- a CDS encoding chloride channel protein, which translates to MTRSTFSPSRLLSSARRFLKNDQLILGFLSVIVGLVGGGLVIVFREGILFFQNLFYGAPDERLYDYVANLPWWQVVLVPTLGGLAVGLIIRYKLPGARPHGVADVIEASAMRGGKMSLTTGIWAGLVNALSIGAGASVGREGPAVHLGASLAAWVSKQLHLSRNLARTMLGCGVAAAVAGSFNAPIAGALFANEVVIGHYALKAFAPVVIASVTGTALSRAYFGDYPAFIIPPHEITSYLEFPAFIVLGILAGLTASLFLRSIFFAQDQSQRLPVPSWVRPGLAGLGLGLMALWLPQLLGVGYGITDDALGGTVGLGLLLAVLIGKIVATALCLGFGFGGGVFSPSLVIGAMLGGAFGILSEFIFPGLHLDAGGYTLIGMGAVAGAVLGAPISTTLIVFEMTGDYEITMGVMLAVVVATGVSRQLSKTNFFALQLERRGLDLRGGYERALLRGNNVCDVMEEVDEQVRPEVPLSQLRKMLQDCKRGELFVIDGDEKLIGTITLADLSDTAFDPAMDLLVNAADVARRKPPMLGCRDHLEDALTKMKDSGEDYIAVVDNLDNRKFLGAVEEKHVMAAYNKALLQSRAEERDD; encoded by the coding sequence ATGACGCGTTCCACCTTTTCCCCATCCCGCTTGCTGTCATCAGCGCGTCGTTTTTTGAAAAACGATCAGCTGATTTTGGGCTTTTTGTCGGTGATTGTGGGGCTGGTCGGCGGTGGCTTGGTGATTGTCTTTCGCGAAGGCATCTTATTTTTTCAAAACCTGTTTTACGGTGCGCCGGACGAACGGCTTTATGATTACGTGGCTAACTTGCCTTGGTGGCAGGTGGTCTTGGTCCCCACCTTAGGCGGCTTGGCCGTGGGCTTGATTATTCGTTACAAACTCCCGGGCGCGCGTCCCCACGGGGTTGCGGATGTGATCGAAGCCAGCGCCATGCGGGGCGGCAAGATGTCGCTGACCACGGGGATTTGGGCCGGGTTGGTCAATGCGTTGTCCATTGGCGCAGGTGCGTCGGTCGGGCGAGAGGGTCCGGCGGTGCACTTAGGGGCCTCATTGGCGGCTTGGGTGTCCAAGCAACTACACCTCAGCCGCAACTTGGCGCGCACCATGTTGGGTTGCGGCGTGGCGGCCGCGGTCGCCGGGTCGTTCAACGCTCCCATCGCAGGTGCTTTGTTCGCCAACGAAGTGGTTATTGGGCACTATGCCTTAAAAGCCTTTGCCCCCGTTGTCATCGCGTCTGTGACGGGCACGGCGCTGTCGCGGGCGTATTTTGGCGATTATCCCGCCTTCATTATCCCGCCCCATGAAATCACGTCGTACTTGGAATTTCCGGCTTTTATCGTCTTGGGGATTCTCGCAGGTCTGACCGCGAGCCTGTTTTTGCGCAGCATTTTTTTCGCCCAAGACCAATCTCAACGCCTGCCCGTGCCCAGTTGGGTGCGTCCGGGCCTTGCGGGCTTAGGTTTAGGCCTCATGGCGCTTTGGCTGCCTCAATTGTTGGGCGTGGGTTACGGTATCACGGACGATGCCCTGGGCGGAACGGTCGGCTTAGGCTTGTTACTGGCGGTGTTGATCGGCAAGATCGTCGCCACTGCGCTGTGTTTGGGGTTTGGCTTTGGCGGCGGCGTGTTCTCACCGTCCTTGGTGATCGGCGCCATGCTGGGCGGCGCGTTTGGCATACTTAGCGAATTTATTTTTCCAGGCCTGCACTTAGACGCCGGCGGCTATACCCTGATCGGTATGGGTGCGGTGGCCGGTGCGGTGTTGGGGGCGCCAATTTCGACCACTTTGATCGTGTTTGAAATGACGGGTGATTATGAAATCACCATGGGCGTGATGTTGGCGGTGGTGGTGGCGACGGGTGTGAGCCGCCAGCTGTCTAAAACCAACTTCTTTGCGCTTCAACTGGAACGGCGCGGCCTGGATTTGCGGGGTGGCTATGAGCGGGCTCTGTTGCGCGGCAATAACGTTTGCGATGTGATGGAGGAGGTTGACGAGCAAGTCCGTCCCGAAGTTCCTTTGTCGCAGCTGCGCAAAATGCTGCAGGACTGCAAACGCGGCGAACTGTTTGTCATTGATGGTGATGAAAAGCTGATCGGTACCATCACGTTGGCCGATTTGAGCGACACGGCGTTCGATCCGGCCATGGATTTACTGGTCAACGCCGCCGATGTGGCCCGGCGCAAGCCGCCCATGTTGGGGTGTCGCGATCACTTGGAAGACGCGCTGACGAAAATGAAGGATTCGGGTGAAGATTACATCGCCGTGGTCGATAATCTGGACAACCGCAAGTTCCTCGGCGCGGTCGAGGAAAAACACGTGATGGCCGCTTATAACAAGGCGTTGCTGCAAAGCCGTGCCGAAGAACGCGACGATTAG
- a CDS encoding 50S ribosomal protein L11 methyltransferase, which produces MSEDQTLWRIALDLPDAQVDMFEPVVEDLVESIMWTVDEPRGMQRMEGFTTVQPDAAHVAGVLKTAADSFGVDVPEADIEELAPRDWVAENLKDFPPIDAGRFFIYASHVDERPLAGRIPIRIDPGAAFGTGTHATTSGCLEALEDLGKRHRFVKPLDVGTGSGILAIAMAKMWKLKVLGTDIDPVAIEVADQNAKLNGVADDLDFRVGPGFKAVANYERFDLIVANILARPLTGIAPDFGRALAPGGYGVLSGLIERDERFVLSPYMNQGLVLERRYVRDGWLTLVLKKRG; this is translated from the coding sequence ATGAGCGAAGACCAGACCCTGTGGCGCATCGCGCTTGATTTGCCCGATGCCCAAGTTGACATGTTTGAGCCCGTGGTCGAAGACTTGGTGGAATCCATCATGTGGACAGTGGACGAGCCCCGCGGCATGCAGCGCATGGAAGGCTTCACCACCGTTCAACCCGACGCCGCCCATGTTGCAGGCGTTTTGAAGACGGCGGCGGACAGCTTCGGCGTGGACGTGCCAGAGGCGGACATCGAAGAACTGGCGCCGCGCGATTGGGTGGCGGAAAACTTAAAAGACTTCCCGCCCATCGACGCCGGGCGGTTCTTTATCTATGCCAGCCACGTGGATGAGCGCCCTTTGGCGGGGCGCATCCCCATACGTATTGACCCAGGTGCCGCGTTCGGCACGGGCACGCATGCAACCACGTCTGGGTGTTTGGAAGCATTGGAAGACCTGGGCAAACGACACCGTTTTGTCAAACCGCTGGACGTCGGCACGGGGTCGGGCATTTTGGCCATCGCCATGGCGAAGATGTGGAAGCTCAAGGTCTTGGGCACCGACATCGATCCGGTCGCCATTGAAGTCGCGGATCAAAACGCGAAGTTGAATGGTGTTGCGGATGATCTCGATTTTCGGGTGGGGCCAGGATTTAAGGCTGTGGCGAATTATGAACGCTTTGATTTGATCGTTGCCAACATCTTGGCGCGTCCCTTAACGGGCATTGCGCCGGACTTTGGCCGGGCGCTGGCGCCCGGTGGCTATGGTGTGCTGTCGGGCTTGATTGAGCGCGATGAGCGCTTTGTGCTTTCGCCCTACATGAACCAAGGCCTGGTCTTGGAACGGCGCTATGTGCGCGATGGCTGGTTGACGCTGGTGTTGAAAAAACGCGGTTAG
- a CDS encoding GGDEF domain-containing protein has translation MHDSFEQALQYARQALEMMVERNVPASPHNFLVWYTHASDREPDLSRMISILIDNNQDFGEAVNADLYEKFFSTEAQDQTLHETTERIEKELERIINYVGDAGKGASEVGESLASAENDILGANGVESLKAAVTKVINDTRKMEEINQNLESQLAESTEEVGQLRGDLEDMRREALTDALTGISNRKLFDMELRRQARDAMEAGKKLCLLLLDIDHFKKFNDTWGHQTGDEVLKLMANTLNKGVKGGDIPARYGGEEFAVILPDTDLDGAVHVAENLRQMISTKKLVNRATDQDLGKITVSIGAAEFEFGEPIPDIIKRADQGLYKAKANGRNQVVSQNELKDGELSFS, from the coding sequence GTGCACGATTCATTTGAGCAAGCGCTGCAATACGCAAGACAAGCGTTGGAGATGATGGTGGAACGCAACGTTCCCGCCTCACCACACAACTTCTTAGTCTGGTACACACATGCCTCGGACCGGGAACCGGATTTGTCGCGGATGATCTCCATCTTGATCGACAACAATCAAGATTTTGGCGAAGCTGTGAACGCGGACTTGTATGAAAAGTTCTTCAGCACTGAAGCTCAAGATCAGACTTTGCATGAGACCACGGAACGGATCGAAAAAGAGCTGGAGCGCATCATCAATTACGTCGGCGATGCGGGAAAAGGGGCTTCGGAAGTTGGCGAATCTCTGGCCTCTGCCGAAAATGATATTTTGGGTGCCAACGGTGTGGAATCCCTGAAAGCGGCGGTGACTAAGGTCATCAACGACACCCGCAAGATGGAAGAAATCAACCAAAACCTCGAAAGCCAATTGGCCGAATCCACCGAAGAGGTCGGCCAGTTGCGTGGTGACTTGGAAGACATGCGCCGCGAGGCCCTGACCGATGCTTTGACGGGCATCTCCAATCGTAAGCTGTTCGATATGGAACTGCGCCGTCAAGCCCGCGACGCCATGGAAGCGGGCAAGAAGCTTTGCTTGCTTTTGTTGGACATTGATCACTTTAAGAAGTTCAACGACACGTGGGGCCACCAGACGGGTGACGAGGTGCTGAAGTTGATGGCCAACACCTTAAACAAAGGTGTGAAGGGCGGGGATATCCCGGCGCGTTACGGCGGTGAAGAGTTTGCCGTTATTCTGCCCGACACCGATTTGGACGGTGCTGTGCACGTGGCGGAAAATCTCCGCCAAATGATTTCGACCAAAAAACTGGTCAACCGTGCGACGGATCAGGATTTGGGTAAAATCACCGTGTCCATCGGTGCCGCCGAGTTTGAGTTTGGCGAGCCGATCCCCGACATCATTAAGCGCGCGGATCAAGGGCTATATAAAGCCAAAGCCAATGGCCGCAATCAGGTCGTCAGCCAGAACGAGCTTAAAGACGGCGAGCTGAGCTTTAGTTAA
- a CDS encoding AzlD domain-containing protein, with product MIESSALIVIASAAIATYASRAVGAMVSGKITVDSPIIDWITCVTYALLAGLVVRMIWMPIGTLGNTDDWMRFSAAGVGLTVFLLTKHNVGLSVLAGSLTLIGLTSYFGV from the coding sequence ATGATTGAAAGCTCAGCCCTCATCGTCATCGCCTCTGCCGCCATAGCAACCTATGCATCGCGCGCCGTGGGCGCCATGGTGTCTGGTAAGATTACCGTTGATTCCCCGATCATCGATTGGATCACATGTGTCACCTATGCCCTGTTGGCAGGTTTGGTGGTGCGCATGATCTGGATGCCTATTGGCACATTGGGGAATACAGACGATTGGATGCGATTTAGCGCCGCCGGGGTGGGCTTAACCGTCTTCTTGCTTACCAAGCACAACGTTGGGCTCAGCGTACTCGCCGGCAGTTTAACGTTGATCGGCTTAACCAGTTATTTCGGCGTTTAG